In a single window of the Prevotella melaninogenica genome:
- a CDS encoding type VI secretion system Vgr family protein, which translates to MSIPFNPITISVGKKSLSSFISLQIEQNIGKHHRFQMSVELESGGNRYVHNISENSKKWLGESIVVKAAGTPIFVGVVTNIQLHREGSDFGCIIVSGYSATYRMETAHSCFSWNDTTIGDVVKKLCEQAKVQLELNPEFKENKDYICQYEESDFDFVRRLAHQYQEWMYYDGTKLIFGKPKKLADPIRLEYGTTLSSLDIGLQTLARSEQVFSYHSGSDREMERMTPDQAIGHDKLSGDAFRASLGLFSKPARQRALPRISDESELIGYMGRKQAAETAETHYITAESQVPTLRVGSVVSLYSSFLERIGNISKESLGNFIIIEITHEVSQGSYYKNRFKAIPATIKALPSPKVRMPLAETQMATVLSNADPQGKGRVRVRMNWQTNGMQTGWVRVMTPDGGSSDDVKSNRGFVFIPEVGDQVLLGFRHGDPARPYVLGSLFNGTTGGGGGQGNNCKSLTTRSGSSLKLDDSAGSVTLHDKGGVSMNFDGGGNATTNAKSSNFVNAGTNNVINVGNGSSVISSDSDGNITLKGNTAITLVVGENQIKVCTSGIFINGKQQITIGTDEMMSLQAKQDMTMSSQTNLNMSGKTTATLGSKDISITGGSKVVVDGPDVNVNS; encoded by the coding sequence ATGTCAATTCCTTTCAACCCCATTACTATCAGCGTAGGAAAGAAGTCTCTTTCTTCTTTTATTTCTCTACAAATCGAACAAAATATAGGTAAACATCACCGATTCCAAATGTCGGTTGAACTTGAATCTGGTGGCAATAGATATGTGCACAACATCAGCGAGAACAGTAAAAAGTGGCTGGGTGAAAGCATCGTGGTGAAAGCTGCTGGAACACCGATTTTCGTGGGTGTGGTGACAAACATACAGTTACACAGAGAGGGAAGTGACTTTGGGTGTATCATCGTTTCTGGTTATTCTGCTACTTACAGAATGGAGACTGCACATAGCTGCTTTTCATGGAATGACACAACCATTGGGGATGTGGTTAAGAAGCTATGCGAACAAGCTAAGGTGCAATTAGAGTTAAATCCAGAATTCAAAGAGAACAAGGACTATATCTGTCAATATGAAGAGTCCGACTTCGACTTTGTCCGTCGTCTTGCTCATCAGTATCAAGAGTGGATGTATTACGATGGAACTAAACTAATCTTCGGAAAACCAAAGAAATTGGCTGATCCAATTAGGTTGGAATACGGAACGACGCTATCGTCACTTGATATTGGTTTGCAGACTCTCGCACGTTCAGAGCAGGTGTTCTCTTACCACTCTGGTTCGGACCGTGAGATGGAGAGAATGACACCAGACCAAGCTATTGGACATGATAAACTATCGGGCGATGCCTTTCGTGCATCACTCGGGTTATTCTCCAAGCCAGCAAGACAGCGTGCATTGCCACGTATAAGCGATGAGTCAGAACTCATTGGATACATGGGTCGTAAGCAGGCGGCTGAGACGGCTGAGACACATTATATCACAGCAGAGAGTCAGGTGCCAACCCTACGTGTAGGTTCTGTTGTAAGTCTTTACAGCTCATTCTTAGAGCGTATAGGAAACATATCAAAAGAGAGTTTGGGTAACTTTATCATTATCGAGATAACCCATGAGGTAAGTCAAGGCAGCTACTACAAGAACCGCTTCAAGGCTATCCCTGCAACAATAAAAGCACTGCCAAGTCCAAAGGTGCGTATGCCATTGGCAGAGACACAGATGGCAACCGTGCTTAGCAATGCTGACCCACAGGGCAAGGGTCGTGTTCGTGTGCGTATGAATTGGCAGACGAATGGTATGCAGACAGGTTGGGTGCGTGTGATGACACCAGATGGTGGTAGCAGTGACGATGTAAAGAGCAACCGCGGTTTTGTATTCATCCCAGAGGTAGGCGACCAAGTCCTCCTCGGTTTCCGCCATGGAGATCCAGCAAGACCATACGTTTTGGGTAGCCTCTTTAATGGAACAACTGGTGGTGGTGGTGGCCAGGGCAATAACTGCAAGAGCCTCACCACACGAAGCGGTAGCTCCCTTAAGCTTGATGACTCTGCAGGTAGCGTAACACTGCACGACAAAGGCGGTGTAAGCATGAACTTTGATGGTGGAGGTAATGCGACGACGAATGCGAAATCATCTAATTTTGTCAATGCAGGAACTAATAACGTTATCAATGTTGGTAATGGCAGTTCCGTTATATCTTCAGACTCAGATGGTAATATAACGTTAAAAGGAAACACTGCAATTACTTTGGTTGTAGGAGAAAATCAAATAAAGGTTTGCACGAGCGGTATCTTTATTAATGGTAAACAGCAGATTACCATCGGAACGGATGAAATGATGTCGTTACAAGCCAAGCAGGATATGACGATGTCAAGCCAAACCAATCTAAATATGTCTGGTAAAACAACTGCCACTCTTGGTAGCAAAGATATTTCAATTACAGGTGGAAGTAAGGTTGTTGTAGATGGTCCAGATGTCAATGTTAACAGCTAA
- a CDS encoding Hint domain-containing protein, whose amino-acid sequence MANEQYLTEAHYLTCSKGAKPVRVSVDSQKSIKFSGSLAATSKDLQTKSNFICAGSVAFAAGAIAGVATFAVGACMCVPGPGWLMAAIIAAVVVAALVFAGCKCASAAATRSWLPATTSQHSKLNGAPLLTLSSQMTCPAEGGIITAQETFWEAWGTQALTNLGHIANFAFGFLVGRGGASMVAEAGTAAAGASSAGQAATTFARTFGKTFLNTAKENFVQQFTGWNQGGLFCRFMKGFGLYGQAKEHYDIWTDDEKSTWEKIKASGMSLILDVFAAKGATTVCFPAGTKVHTQWGLADIEKLEVGVPILTYNEETGEQEYKKVKKVMRRMTRRMCALELSNGTTIEVTPEHRFFSNGEWTPIEELNVNDTLQLKDNSIVVIDNKIIFPTFVEVYNLEIEDNENYYVTEEGVLVHNGYISDRKGKTINRDELNKPTKRGNAPTFKSDGTSVEIHHRGQNPEGPFDEMHWKEHRGAGNDAINHPNKGSASKIDRKAFKAQKLEYWKEVFDDWD is encoded by the coding sequence ATGGCGAATGAACAATATCTTACAGAAGCTCATTATCTGACTTGCTCCAAGGGGGCAAAGCCTGTACGTGTGAGTGTAGACAGCCAGAAGAGTATTAAGTTCAGCGGCTCCCTGGCAGCAACAAGTAAGGATCTTCAGACGAAGTCTAACTTTATCTGTGCTGGTAGCGTAGCTTTTGCAGCTGGTGCCATTGCAGGTGTTGCAACCTTTGCCGTTGGAGCCTGTATGTGTGTTCCTGGTCCCGGGTGGCTTATGGCGGCCATCATTGCAGCCGTTGTCGTAGCAGCCTTAGTTTTTGCAGGTTGTAAATGTGCCAGTGCAGCAGCAACACGTTCATGGCTTCCTGCCACGACATCACAGCATTCCAAACTGAATGGGGCACCATTGCTGACACTTTCTTCACAGATGACCTGCCCAGCAGAAGGTGGAATCATCACGGCACAAGAAACATTCTGGGAGGCATGGGGTACACAGGCTCTGACTAACCTCGGTCATATTGCAAACTTTGCCTTTGGTTTCCTTGTCGGTCGAGGTGGAGCCTCAATGGTGGCAGAAGCTGGTACTGCTGCAGCAGGTGCTTCATCAGCAGGACAGGCTGCAACAACGTTTGCTCGCACGTTTGGTAAGACTTTCCTTAATACAGCCAAGGAGAACTTCGTTCAGCAGTTCACTGGATGGAATCAGGGAGGACTTTTCTGCCGATTTATGAAAGGCTTCGGTCTTTATGGTCAAGCCAAAGAACACTATGACATCTGGACAGATGATGAAAAGAGCACTTGGGAGAAAATCAAGGCAAGTGGTATGTCACTCATCCTTGACGTCTTTGCAGCTAAAGGTGCTACAACAGTCTGTTTCCCTGCAGGCACGAAGGTGCATACGCAGTGGGGACTGGCGGATATAGAGAAGCTGGAAGTCGGCGTACCTATTTTAACTTACAATGAGGAAACAGGTGAGCAAGAGTACAAGAAGGTAAAGAAGGTTATGCGTCGTATGACACGCCGTATGTGCGCCTTGGAGCTTTCCAATGGTACGACAATTGAAGTAACACCCGAACACCGCTTCTTCAGCAATGGCGAATGGACACCAATAGAGGAACTAAATGTTAATGACACTCTTCAACTGAAAGATAATTCTATCGTTGTCATTGACAATAAGATAATTTTCCCTACCTTTGTAGAGGTCTATAATCTGGAGATTGAGGACAATGAAAACTATTATGTCACAGAAGAGGGTGTGCTGGTGCATAATGGGTATATAAGTGATAGGAAAGGAAAAACCATCAATAGGGACGAATTAAACAAGCCAACTAAAAGAGGTAATGCGCCAACCTTTAAAAGTGATGGAACGTCCGTAGAAATCCATCATCGAGGACAAAACCCAGAAGGACCATTTGATGAAATGCATTGGAAGGAGCATAGGGGTGCAGGAAATGATGCTATAAACCATCCAAACAAGGGTAGTGCTAGCAAGATAGATAGAAAAGCTTTTAAAGCTCAAAAGCTAGAATATTGGAAAGAAGTCTTCGATGATTGGGATTAA
- a CDS encoding SMI1/KNR4 family protein, with product MTVKELIKRIQTFKEEYVSYFKPLEEADIHLYKNQLPFRLPEDYLSFLKFSNGIIISGDELFGISNKQFDIIKAYDIEHNEVKYPMPKFIVPFAPDGGGSYYCFDTSDNNKIVFWTSNYKYSDTDRPEIVNQDFCEWFNEVMLDWSIDIIGDSIFKP from the coding sequence ATGACTGTTAAAGAGTTGATAAAAAGGATTCAAACATTTAAAGAAGAGTATGTAAGTTATTTTAAACCTCTAGAAGAAGCTGATATCCATCTTTATAAAAATCAATTGCCATTTAGATTGCCAGAAGATTATTTAAGTTTTTTAAAATTTTCTAATGGTATAATAATATCAGGAGATGAATTGTTTGGAATAAGCAATAAACAATTTGATATTATTAAGGCATATGATATAGAACATAATGAGGTGAAATACCCAATGCCTAAGTTTATTGTTCCTTTCGCACCAGATGGAGGGGGAAGTTACTATTGCTTTGATACTTCTGATAACAATAAAATAGTTTTTTGGACTTCTAATTATAAATACTCAGACACTGATAGGCCAGAAATAGTAAACCAAGACTTTTGTGAATGGTTTAATGAAGTTATGTTGGACTGGAGCATAGATATTATTGGCGACAGTATTTTCAAACCTTAA
- a CDS encoding HNH endonuclease, with protein sequence MAIGAGSAAAGASTAGEAVTTFGKTFAKDFAMTAKDNFLQQFTSWNQGGLFCRFMKDFGLYGQAKEHYDIWTDDEKSTWEKIKASGMSLILDVFAAKGATTVCFPAGTKVHTQWGLADIEKLEVGVPVLTYNEETGEQEYKKVKKVMRRMTRRMCVLELSNGSTIEVTPEHRFFSNGEWTPIEELNVNDTLQLKDNSIVVIENKIIFPTFVEVYNLEIEDNENYYVTEEGVLVHNGYADANELKKIEERGFHDVKATKNGGLDYADSDALYPIKEGQKNIISIEYSGVYSTDFENASLSALGQKSTPKGYVWHHLDDYDPKTNRGTMQLVKQEAHSGISHIGGCSQYKQATGKSYIFKTW encoded by the coding sequence ATGGCTATCGGAGCTGGTAGTGCTGCAGCAGGTGCATCAACAGCAGGAGAGGCTGTGACGACATTTGGAAAGACTTTTGCCAAGGACTTCGCTATGACAGCCAAGGATAACTTCCTTCAGCAGTTTACTAGCTGGAATCAGGGAGGACTTTTCTGCCGTTTCATGAAAGACTTCGGTCTTTATGGTCAAGCCAAAGAACACTATGACATTTGGACAGATGATGAAAAGAGCACTTGGGAGAAAATCAAGGCAAGTGGTATGTCACTCATCCTTGACGTCTTTGCAGCTAAAGGTGCTACAACAGTCTGTTTTCCTGCAGGCACAAAAGTTCACACGCAGTGGGGACTGGCAGATATAGAGAAACTGGAAGTTGGCGTGCCTGTGCTCACATACAATGAGGAAACGGGTGAACAGGAGTACAAGAAGGTAAAGAAGGTCATGCGTCGTATGACACGCCGTATGTGTGTTTTGGAACTTTCTAATGGTTCAACAATTGAAGTAACACCAGAGCACCGTTTCTTCAGCAATGGCGAATGGACACCGATTGAGGAACTAAATGTTAATGACACCCTACAACTGAAAGATAATTCTATCGTTGTCATTGAGAATAAGATTATTTTCCCTACCTTTGTCGAGGTCTATAATCTGGAGATTGAGGACAATGAGAACTATTATGTCACAGAAGAAGGAGTGCTGGTGCATAATGGGTATGCTGATGCAAATGAATTAAAGAAAATAGAGGAAAGAGGCTTTCATGACGTTAAAGCTACGAAAAATGGAGGACTTGATTATGCCGATAGTGATGCTTTATATCCTATAAAGGAAGGACAAAAAAATATTATATCAATAGAGTACTCTGGGGTATATAGTACAGATTTTGAAAATGCAAGTCTATCAGCACTTGGCCAGAAAAGTACACCTAAGGGATATGTATGGCATCATTTGGATGATTATGATCCTAAAACAAATAGAGGAACTATGCAGTTAGTCAAACAAGAAGCACATTCTGGCATTTCTCATATTGGTGGTTGCAGCCAATACAAACAAGCAACAGGAAAATCTTATATTTTTAAAACTTGGTAA
- a CDS encoding SMI1/KNR4 family protein, translating to MEFEQSEQQLIITELITFEKSFSRNIPIDFKEHYLKYNGGYPPYENVKGLQNIFTINGFYPIKYGRLPIEKIIKDYKNSGIDFIDKIPFAYDNGGNIYLISIETNTYGYIYILEVDFLEEKNYILVSKSFSDFLNSFY from the coding sequence ATGGAATTTGAACAATCAGAACAACAGTTGATAATCACAGAGTTAATTACTTTTGAAAAGTCTTTTAGTAGAAATATCCCGATAGATTTCAAAGAGCATTATCTTAAATATAACGGAGGATATCCTCCATACGAAAATGTGAAAGGGTTACAGAATATTTTCACAATAAACGGATTCTATCCTATTAAATATGGTCGTCTTCCCATTGAGAAAATAATTAAAGATTATAAAAACAGTGGTATTGATTTTATCGATAAGATACCCTTTGCTTATGACAATGGTGGGAATATCTACCTTATATCAATAGAAACAAATACATACGGATATATATACATTTTAGAGGTGGACTTCTTAGAAGAAAAGAATTACATATTAGTGTCAAAGTCTTTTTCGGATTTTCTTAATTCATTTTATTAA
- a CDS encoding polymorphic toxin-type HINT domain-containing protein: MITAEPTFWSAWGTQTLTNLGHVSNFAFGFLVGKGCANMAIGAGSAAAGASTAGEAVTTFGKTFAKDFAMTAKDNFLQQFTGWNQGGLFCRFMKGFGLYGQAKEHYDIWTDDEKSTWEKIKASGMSLILDVFAAKGATTVCFPTGTKVHTQWGLADIEKLEIGVPVLTYNEETGEQEYKKVKKVMRRMTRRMCALELSNGSTIEVTPEHRFFSNGEWTPIEELNVNDTLQLKDNSIVVIENKIIFPTFVEVYNLEIEDNENYYVTEEGVLVHNGYKDKPKNSPDPKKWKEKGGTIKVSDDGKVWEYTDWEGNTVKYKDGYPDFSPYERQRVDIDMKGNRTSDFTEANNKAPKGKKLPENTWHHNENGTTMQEVPTDIHRRFTHRGGVSIKKK; the protein is encoded by the coding sequence GTGATTACTGCCGAGCCTACATTCTGGTCTGCTTGGGGTACACAGACCCTGACGAATCTGGGGCATGTATCGAACTTTGCTTTTGGATTCCTGGTTGGTAAAGGCTGTGCAAATATGGCTATCGGAGCTGGTAGTGCTGCAGCAGGTGCATCAACTGCAGGAGAGGCTGTGACAACATTTGGAAAGACTTTTGCCAAGGACTTTGCTATGACAGCCAAGGATAACTTCCTTCAGCAGTTTACTGGCTGGAATCAGGGAGGACTTTTCTGCCGTTTCATGAAAGGCTTCGGTCTTTATGGTCAAGCCAAAGAACACTATGACATTTGGACAGATGATGAAAAGAGCACTTGGGAGAAAATCAAGGCAAGTGGTATGTCGCTTATCCTTGATGTCTTTGCAGCCAAGGGTGCGACAACAGTCTGTTTCCCTACTGGCACGAAGGTGCATACGCAGTGGGGACTGGCAGATATAGAAAAACTGGAGATTGGTGTACCTGTGCTCACATACAATGAGGAAACAGGTGAGCAGGAGTACAAGAAGGTAAAGAAGGTCATGCGCCGTATGACACGCCGTATGTGCGCCTTGGAACTTTCTAATGGTTCAACAATTGAAGTAACACCCGAACACCGCTTCTTCAGCAACGGCGAATGGACTCCAATTGAGGAACTAAATGTTAATGACACTCTTCAACTGAAAGATAATTCTATCGTTGTCATTGAGAATAAGATAATTTTCCCTACCTTTGTCGAGGTTTATAATCTGGAGATTGAGGACAATGAGAACTATTATGTCACAGAAGAAGGAGTGCTGGTGCATAATGGGTACAAAGACAAACCAAAAAATTCTCCTGATCCTAAGAAATGGAAGGAAAAAGGTGGAACGATAAAAGTTTCTGATGATGGAAAAGTTTGGGAGTATACTGATTGGGAGGGGAATACTGTAAAGTACAAAGATGGCTACCCTGACTTCAGTCCATATGAGAGACAACGCGTAGACATCGATATGAAAGGAAATCGTACATCTGATTTCACAGAAGCTAATAATAAGGCTCCAAAAGGCAAAAAACTTCCAGAGAATACTTGGCATCACAATGAAAATGGAACTACTATGCAAGAGGTTCCGACAGATATACATCGGAGATTTACGCATCGTGGTGGAGTTTCTATTAAAAAAAAATAA
- a CDS encoding SMI1/KNR4 family protein — translation MIFSTLSKNRATFKEIEGNFSFTFPEDYKSFLTKYNGVNMEDYYVKVKDLDEEVLINNLFSTDNELNRSLTLTFWNHEYEEDIPERSLLIGDFQDGAFLLLISEGENKGVYYYDHAYSFEQSDDDCNTYFLAETFSDFLDCIKQNV, via the coding sequence ATGATTTTTAGTACTTTATCAAAAAATAGAGCTACCTTCAAAGAAATAGAAGGTAATTTTTCTTTCACTTTCCCTGAAGATTACAAGTCATTCTTGACTAAATATAATGGGGTCAATATGGAAGATTATTATGTCAAAGTGAAGGATTTAGACGAAGAAGTTCTTATAAACAACCTCTTTAGTACTGATAACGAGTTGAATAGATCACTGACACTTACGTTTTGGAATCATGAGTATGAAGAAGATATACCAGAGCGTTCTTTGCTTATAGGAGACTTTCAAGATGGAGCTTTCTTACTCTTAATTTCTGAAGGAGAAAATAAAGGAGTATATTATTATGACCATGCGTATTCCTTTGAACAGTCCGATGATGATTGTAATACATATTTCTTGGCAGAAACATTCAGCGACTTCTTGGACTGTATAAAACAGAATGTGTAG